Proteins from one Mus pahari chromosome 10, PAHARI_EIJ_v1.1, whole genome shotgun sequence genomic window:
- the Apoa5 gene encoding apolipoprotein A-V, with amino-acid sequence MAALITWALALLSVFASTQARKSFWDYFSQNSWNKGMMGQPQKLAQENLKGSFEQDLYNMNNFLEKLGPLRGPGKEPPLLAQDPEGIRKQLQQELGEVSARLEPFMAAKHQQVGWNLEGLRQQLKPYTAELMEQVGLSVQELQEQLRVVGEDTKAQLLGGVDEALNLLQDMQSRVLHHTDRVKELFHPYAERLVTGIGHHVQELHRSVAPHAIASPARLSRCVQTLSNKLTLKAKDLHTSIQRNLDQLRDELSAFIRVSTDGAEDGDSLDPQALSEEVRQRLQAFRHDTYLQIAAFTQAIDQETEEIQHQLAPPPPSHSAFAPELGHSDSNKALSRLQSRLDDLWEDIAYGLHDQGHSHLSDPEGHSG; translated from the exons ATGGCTGCACTCATCACTTGGGCCCTCGCCCTCCTCTCAG TGTTTGCAAGCACACAGGCACGGAAGAGCTTCTGGGACTACTTCAGCCAGAACAGTTGGAACAAAGGCATGATGGGCCAGCCGCAGAAGCTGGCACAGGA gaACCTGAAAGGCAGCTTCGAGCAAGACCTCTACaatatgaacaattttctagaaaagCTGGGACCCTTGAGAGGGCCTGGGAAGGAGCCTCCTCTGCTGGCCCAGGATCCAGAAGGCATCCGGAAACAGCTGCAGCAGGAGCTGGGGGAAGTGAGCGCGCGCCTGGAGCCCTTCATGGCTGCGAAGCACCAGCAGGTAGGCTGGAACTTGGAGGGCCTGAGGCAGCAGTTGAAACCCTACACAGCAGAGCTGATGGAGCAGGTGGGCCTGAGTGTGCAGGAGCTGCAAGAGCAGCTGCGAGTGGTGGGAGAAGACACCAAGGCTCAACTCCTGGGGGGTGTGGACGAGGCGCTGAACCTGCTGCAGGACATGCAGAGTCGAGTGCTGCACCATACAGATCGGGTCAAAGAGCTTTTCCACCCTTACGCAGAGCGCTTGGTGACCGGAATTGGGCACCACGTGCAGGAGCTGCACCGGAGTGTCGCTCCTCATGCAATTGCCAGCCCCGCGCGACTCAGTCGCTGCGTGCAGACCCTGTCTAACAAACTCACACTTAAGGCAAAGGACCTGCACACCAGCATCCAACGCAACCTGGACCAGCTGCGCGACGAGCTCAGCGCCTTCATCCGTGTCAGCACAGATGGGGCAGAAGACGGAGACTCCCTGGACCCTCAGGCTCTCTCGGAGGAGGTCCGCCAGAGACTGCAGGCTTTTCGACATGACACCTACCTGCAGATTGCTGCATTTACTCAGGCCATTgaccaggagacagaggaaatcCAGCACCAGCTAGCACCACCCCCGCCTAGCCACAGTGCCTTTGCTCCTGAGTTGGGACACTCAGACAGTAATAAGGCCCTGAGCAGACTGCAGAGCCGACTGGACGACCTGTGGGAAGACATCGCCTATGGCCTTCATGACCAGGGCCATAGTCATCTGAGTGACCCTGAGGGTCATTCGGGTTAA
- the Zpr1 gene encoding zinc finger protein ZPR1: MSASGAVQPGHPGAAVGPSPAAAASPATGPLFRPLSAEDEEQQPTEIESLCMNCYRNGTTRLLLTKIPFFREIIVSSFSCEHCGWNNTEIQSAGRIQDQGVRYTLTVRSQEDMNREVVKTDSATTRIPELDFEIPAFSQKGALTTVEGLISRAISGLEQDQPTRRAMEGAIAERIDEFIGKLKDLKQMASPFTLIIDDPSGNSFVENPHAPQKDNALVITYYDRTPQQAEMLGLQAEAPEEKAEEEDLRNEVLQFNTNCPECNAPAQTNMKLVQIPHFKEVIIMATNCENCGHRTNEVKSGGAVEPLGTRITLHITDPSDMTRDLLKSETCSVEIPELEFELGMAVLGGKFTTLEGLLKDIRELVTKNPFTLGDSSNPDQSEKLQEFSQKLGQIIEGKMKAHFIMNDPAGNSYLQNVYAPEDDPEMKVERYKRTFDQNEELGLNDMKTEGYEAGLAPQR, from the exons ATGTCGGCCAGCGGGGCTGTGCAGCCGGGACACCCGGGGGCAGCCGTCGGGCCCTCGCCCGCAGCGGCTGCGTCACCAGCCACCGGGCCTTTGTTCCGGCCCCTGAGCGCCGAGGATGAGGAGCAACAGCCCACCGAGATCGAGTCACTGTGCATGAACTGTTACCGGAAC GGCACGACGCGACTTCTGCTCACCAAGATCCCCTTCTTTAGAGAAATCATCGTGAGCTCCTTTTCCTGCGAGCACTGTGGCTGGAACAACACCGAGATCCAGTCTGCAGGCAGGATCCAGGACCAGGGAGTGCGCTACACCTTGACCGTGAGAAGCCAAGAG GACATGAACAGAGAAGTGGTGAAGACAGACTCAGCCACCACACGGATCCCCGAGCTGGATTTTGAGATTCCAGCCTTCAGCCAGAAGGGAG CTCTGACCACTGTTGAAGGACTCATCAGCCGCGCAATCTCTGGCCTGGAACAGGATCAGCCCACACGACGG GCAATGGAAGGCGCCATAGCAGAAAGAATTGATGAGTTCATTGGCAAACTGAAGGACCTAAAGCAAATGGCTTCCCCTTTTACGCTG ATCATTGATGACCCCTCGGGAAACAGCTTTGTAGAAAACCCACATGCTCCCCAGAAAGATAATGCCTTGGTGATCACATACTATGACCGAACCCCCCAGCAAGCTGAGATGCTGGGGCTCCAA gcAGAAGCACCAGAGGAGAAGGCGGAAGAGGAAGACCTTAGAAACGAA GTGCTCCAGTTCAACACTAACTGCCCGGAGTGCAACGCTCCAGCTCAGACCAACATGAAGCTTGTCC AAATCCCCCACTTTAAAGAGGTTATCATCATGGCCACCAACTGTGAGAATTGTGGGCATCGGACTAATGAG GTGAAGTCCGGAGGAGCTGTAGAACCTTTGGGTACCAGGATCACCCTCCACATCACAGATCCCTCAGACATGACCAGAGACCTCCTCAAG TCTGAGACCTGTAGTGTGGAAATCCCAGAGCTCGAGTTTGAACTGGGAATGGCAGTACTTGGGGGCAAGTTCACCACTCTAGAAGGACTGCTGAAAGACATCCGAGAATTG GTAACCAAGAACCCATTCACACTGGGCGACAGCTCTAACCCTGACCAGTCAGAGAAACTGCAGGAGTTTAGCCAGAAGCTGGGCCAG ATCATCGAAGGCAAGATGAAGGCCCACTTTATCATGAATGATCCAGCAGGAAACAGTTACCTGCAG